Genomic segment of Nocardiopsis mwathae:
GAGGCGCGCAGCGTGGCCAGGGACTCCACCCCGGCGGCGGTGAGCGGGGCGCCGGTGTTGGCCGCGGTGAACCGGTGGTCGCCCAACCGCAGCAGGAGGCGGCCGGGCGTGCCGGCGCGGCGGGCGGCGTCGGCGGCGTTCTGCGCGAGTTCCACGACGACGCGGTCGCGGTAGCCGCCGAGCGCGTAGTCTTCCTCGGCGTTGGCGTCCTCGCGGAAGCGCGACGGTGCGTCGGCCCAGCCATCGAGGACACGTCGGCGAAGTTCGGCGGTGCCGAACGGGTCGTCCGATGTCCGGGACATGAATCAACCTCTTAAGAGTCGGTGCGGCACTACGGTACGCGACCGATGGGGCGTTCTCGAAAGAGGTTTCGGCCCGAGGATGCGCGGGTGGGCGGGTGCTCAGCTCTCCGAGGAGACCAGCTCCAGCTCGGTGGTGTCGTCGAAGACGATGTGGTCGTAGCCCAGCTCGTCGACGACGGGCGCGGCGGGGTCGGGGCGGGGGGCGGGTCGCGCGGCCTCGGAGTGGGCGCCGCAGCCGTGGTCGAGCGAGACGACCCTGCCGTCGTCGGGCGCGAACTCGTTGGTGCAGACCCCGAACATCTGCCGCAGCTCACCGGCGAGCGGGGTCATGAAGCCGCAGGTGGCGCACTTGGCCGGGGCGGAGGAGGCGATCGGGCTGCGCGGCCCGGCGTCGCCGTTGTACCAGCGCTCGGCGGCGGACTCACGGCCGTGCTCCGACAGGACGCGCACCCGGCCCAGGCCGAGCTCCCAGACCATCTGGTGGTCGGCGCCCTCCTCGTCGAGTTCGTCCTCGGGCACCTGGGCGTAGCCGGGCATCAGGCGCGGGTCGTCGGCCTCGGTGGGCAGCAGGTCGCCGACGCCGAGGTCACCCGGGCGCAGGCGCTCCTTCCAGGGCACCCACTCCGGAGCGATCAGTGCCTCGGCACCGGGGAGCAGCACGGCTTCGTTGACCGTGACGGTCTTGGCGCGCGAGGCGCGGACCACGGTCACCGCGTAGTTCCAGCCGGGGTAGGCAGGGTCGAGGCAGTCGAAGACATGGGTGACGAGGCGGTCACCCTCGACCTGCGCGGCGAGGTGTTCGCCGACCCACTCCGGGCGCCCGATCTCGGCGGCCACGGAGCGGGCCATGTCGACCGCTTCGATACAGGCCTTGTCTGGTGTGGGAGAACGACGGCTACGGCTCACGGTTCCATTTTCGCTGATTGCGGCTACCGACTTGACCATGACACCGATCGATAGTCGACCGTTACGTCGGCTTGGGGGCGTCATGGCACGCCCCGCCGCCGAAAAAGTGGCGGGGGTCACCGCCGGGATCGGGCTGACGGCGCTCCGGCCGCGGGGTGGGGTGGGGGTCGGGTCCGGGCGTGCGTCGGCGTGTCGGCCGCCTTCCGCCGTGCCCGACCCGCCGCGGCCGAAGGCTCCGTCAGCCCGTGGGGGTCAGGCCTCCAGGTCGTCGGCGACGACGCGGAGGACCTGGGCGATCTTCGCCGCTTCGCGGCGCTCGGGGTGCTTGCCCCGGCGGTAGGAGGTGGAGACGCCGTCGAGGAGCTTGATGAGGTCCTCGACGATGACCACCATCTCGTCCGGCTTCTTACGGAGGGTCTTGGAGACCGACCGGGGTGCGTCGAGGAGTTTCACCTGGAGCGCTTGGGCTCCCTTGCGGCCTTCGACGACACCGAATTCCACGCGCTGCCCGGGGCGCAGGGAGGTGGCCCCTTGCGGCAGCGCGGAGGAATGCACGAAGACCTCACCGCCGTCATCTCGGGTGAGAAAACCGAAACCCTTGTCGCTGTCGTACCACTTGACCTTGCCGGTGGGCACGTGTGTGACCTCACGCTCTCGCCGTCGGACCAATGAGAAGGAGGCCGTGCGGGATCGGCCGCGTTCAGCACCGAATGTCCGCTTGGCCTCCTTGCCCCCTATCTTCCCATAGGGGCCTTTTAAGGCTAGTGCCCACGGAGCGTATCGAGCGAGAGACTTACTAGCGCGAAAAGCCGCAAACCACCACAAAGAAACGGACGGGTTCGGCCGAATCCGGCCATCCTCAGTGTGACGGCGCGTCCGCGCGATCGAACATACGAGAGGCCCGGACGCGGATCTCCGGGCCTCTCCATTGACAACGATCCCCGTCGCCGCTGGTTGCGGAGTTATGGGACGGGACCCGGCGGGACCAGGATGCCGCCAATGCCGATGACGCCGAGCGCCGATGTCGCCGCATGAGCGTCGATCGCGCCCGCAACCCGGACCAAACCGGAACGGAACGCATGGACATCATTACCCGACGTCTCACCTGTCACTCTTAGAAATGCGCAGGTCAACCACGATATTCCAGAGGATTTGCCGGGCGATGACCCAAGGGTGCTACGACGCATCGACGCCCCGGAGCAGCCGCACGGCCAGATACAGCCCGCACGCCACCGCCGCTACACGCAATCCGATCACCCCCGTGCTCAGCAGCGACCCCATGATCACCTGGTCCACGTAGGGCGCCTCGCCCTGCCACAGCACCATGCCCACCACCGTCGCGGCGATCGGCACCGCCACCGCGATCCACTGGTCGCGGCGCGCCCACACCCGGCTCAGCACCACCAGCACCGCGCCGACCGGCCACAGCAGCGAAATCGCGCCGATCAGGCCCGTGCACAGATAGATGACGACGGTGAACGCCTCGGCAGGGTTGTGCCGCACCCGGTCGAACGGCCCCGGCCCCGTGCCGCCGTTCGCGCGCCGCCGCCGGGCGGAGCGGCCACTCGACGCACCGCGCAGCAACCCGCGGTCCGGCCCACCGCGCCACGGCGGCGGCTCCCGGTGGACCCGGTGCTCGGGCATCGGCCGCTTGGACCCCGCCCAGAGCACCTGATCGCCGTCCCCGTCGCCACCGCCGCCGGCACCGTTCCCGTTCCCACCGGCCGTGCCGTTGCCGTTTCCGGCTCCGTTTCCGTTCCCGTCCTCCCGACAGGCTCGGTCGACCACGTCCTCCGGGTCACCGAACTGGCGCAGGACCTTCCGCACCTCCTCCGGGCTACGCGCCCCGGCCGCGGCACATGCCGCGTTGATCCGCGAGCGCAGGTCGCCGATGAACGCGACACGCCGCCGATGGGGGAGCCGCCCGTAGGCGGCTTCACCGACATCCGCGAGGTACGCCAGCACCACCTGTTCCGCACGCTCCGGCTCAGTCATACGCCTCATGGTGCCCCAAGATCGCCCATTCTCCGGGGGAAACTCAAGTGCCCATCGGCGCCCTCGCCGCCCCACCGGCCCAGGGTTCCGGTCCGCACCGCGGGCGGCCCGCCCCACGCGCCCCACGGGCGGGACACCCGGTCCGCACCGCCGGGTCGCGGCCCCGCGCATGGCATAGCGTGAAGAGCGATGATCGACGACGCCGATACGGGGCGCTCGGCCGACGGGCGGCTCCCCACCTTCACCTCGTGGCTGCGGGACCGCTCCGACACCGAGCTGGCCGCTCTGTTCGAAGCGCGCCCCGACCTCATCACCCCGGTCCCCGCCGACATCGGCGCGCTGGCCGCACGCGCCGCTTCCCGACCCGCCGTCCTGCGCGTCCTCGACCGGCTCGACCGCTTCACCCTCAACGTCCTCGAAGGCCTGGTCGCACTCGGCGACGACCGTGCGGGCACCGCCCCCGGCGTCGACCGCGACCGGCTCGCCGCCGCGCTGAACGCACCCGGCAAGCGGCTCGACGAGGCACTGGCCACCCTGCACCGCACCGCCCTGGTGTGGGAGGACGGCGCACGGCTCCGCCCCCTCACCGTGCTGCGCGACATCCTCACCCGGCCGGCCGGGCTCGGCCCGCCGCTGCGCCACCTGCTCGCCGGGCGGCCCGCCGACCGGTTGGACCGGCTCGCGGCCACCCTCGGCCTGCCCACCGGCCACACCGGCGCCGGCGACCCGGCCTCGCGCATCGCCGCGGCCGCCACCCCCGATCGGATCACCGAGCTCATCGCCGACGCCGGAGCACGCGCCCGCGAGGTACTGGACCGGCTCGCGTGGGGACCCCCGGACGGCACGGTGTCATCGGCGGCCTCCCGCGACGTGGACGCGGCCACCGCCGCCTCCCCCGTCGACCGCCTGCTCGCCCGCGGTCTGCTGGTCGCCACCGGGCCCGACACCGTCACCCTCCCTCGGGAGGTGGGGCTGGCGCTGCGCGAGGGGCGGCCGTTCCACCCGATCGAAGCCGACCCGCCGCCGCTCACCGGCCCCCCGATCGACCCCGACCGCGCCACACGGGCCGCAGCCGGCCAGGCGTTCACCGTGATCCGCTCGGTCGAGGAACTGCTGGAGCGCTGGGCCGAGGACCCGCCGGGCGTGCTGCGCAACGGCGGCCTGGGCGTCCGCGACCTGCGCCGGGCCGCCCAGAGCCTGGACACCGACGAGCCGACCGCCGCGCTGCTCATCGAGACCGCGCACGCCGCCGGGCTGCTGGCCGCCGACGCCGAGGTGGGCGGTGAGTGGCTGCCCACCCCCGGCTACGACCTGTGGCGCCGCTCCGCACCCGAACGGCGCTGGCTGCGGCTG
This window contains:
- a CDS encoding cold shock domain-containing protein; the encoded protein is MPTGKVKWYDSDKGFGFLTRDDGGEVFVHSSALPQGATSLRPGQRVEFGVVEGRKGAQALQVKLLDAPRSVSKTLRKKPDEMVVIVEDLIKLLDGVSTSYRRGKHPERREAAKIAQVLRVVADDLEA
- a CDS encoding HAAS signaling domain-containing protein, producing the protein MTEPERAEQVVLAYLADVGEAAYGRLPHRRRVAFIGDLRSRINAACAAAGARSPEEVRKVLRQFGDPEDVVDRACREDGNGNGAGNGNGTAGGNGNGAGGGGDGDGDQVLWAGSKRPMPEHRVHREPPPWRGGPDRGLLRGASSGRSARRRRANGGTGPGPFDRVRHNPAEAFTVVIYLCTGLIGAISLLWPVGAVLVVLSRVWARRDQWIAVAVPIAATVVGMVLWQGEAPYVDQVIMGSLLSTGVIGLRVAAVACGLYLAVRLLRGVDAS
- a CDS encoding DUF3027 domain-containing protein, which produces MARSVAAEIGRPEWVGEHLAAQVEGDRLVTHVFDCLDPAYPGWNYAVTVVRASRAKTVTVNEAVLLPGAEALIAPEWVPWKERLRPGDLGVGDLLPTEADDPRLMPGYAQVPEDELDEEGADHQMVWELGLGRVRVLSEHGRESAAERWYNGDAGPRSPIASSAPAKCATCGFMTPLAGELRQMFGVCTNEFAPDDGRVVSLDHGCGAHSEAARPAPRPDPAAPVVDELGYDHIVFDDTTELELVSSES